TTGAAATTGTAGTGGCGCATGTGGATCATATGTTTAGAGGTGATGAATCTCATGAGGACCTACAGTTTGTGCAGGACCTTTGTAAAGGACTGGGAGTTATTTGCGAAACGATAAGGATTAATGTGTCGCAATATCAAAAGCAATACGGGATGAATGCACAGGTTGCTGCTAGAGAATGCAGATATGCATTTTTGGAAAGAATAATGAAGAAATATGATGCGAGATATGTAGCCCTTGGACATCATGGTGATGATCAAGTAGAGACGATTTTAATGCGTCTTGTACGAGGGAGTACTCCGAAAGGATATGCAGGAATTGCAGTGAAGCGTCCTTTTCATAATGGGTATTTAATTAGGCCGTTACTTGGAGTAACGAAGGAAGAAATTGTTAATTACTGTAATGAGCTAAAAATAATTCCTCGTATAGATCCAAGTAACAAAAAGGAAGTATATACAAGGAATCGATTACGTAAATATGTTCTTCCTCATTTGAAAGAAGAAAACCCACAAGTGCATGAGAAATTCCAAAAATTTAGCATGCAGATGCAAGAGGATGAGGCGTATTTGCAGGAATTAGCTTTTGAGAAAATGAATAAAGTAATTACAAAAAAAAGTGATAAACAAATTAGCTTATCAATTCCTACCTTTGAATCCATGTCTATGCCTTTACAAAGAAGAGGGATTCAACTAATATTAAACTATCTTTATGAATATAAGATTCCATCTTCTCTTTCCTCTATACATATTGACAAGGTGATTGAGTTTTTTAAGCGGACACAACCTTCAGGTTCACTTGATTTCCCAGGTGATTTGAAAATTGTTCGCGCGTACGAGGAGTGTAGCTTTGGATTTAAACAAGAAATTGTTTCCCCTTTCTTACAAGACTTATCAGTGCCCGGGACAATTACGCTATCGAACGGGGATAAACTTGTAACAGAGGTGAGCGAAGATATACCAAGTGACATGAATGAAACAGTATTTGTTGCTAAGTATAATGATATATCATATCCAATTCGTATTCGGTCTAGAGAAAATGGAGATCGCATGTCAATACAAGGTATGAATGGCACGAAAAAGATAAAAGCTATTTTTATCGAAGCAAAAGTACCAAGAGAAAAAAGAGAAGAATGGCCGGTCGTTTGTGATGCAAGCGGGAATATTATTTGGTTACCCTTGTTGAAGCGATCTGCATTTGCTATCTCGAAAGAGACAGCAAAGAAGGATAAATATATGATTATTCACTACAAAAGCAAGGAGTCTTCCGGGAGGATAATGAAATGATGAATCAAGATATCGAAAAAGTATTAATTTCTGAAGAGCAAATACAAGAAAAGGTGCTCGAATTAGGTGCGATTATTGCAGAGGATTATAAAAACACAGTACCTCTTGCGATTGGTGTACTAAAGGGTGCAATGCCATTCATGGCAGATTTATTAAAGAGAACAGATACATATCTTGAAATGGATTTTATGGCTGTATCTAGTTACGGTCACTCTACTGTTTCAACAGGCGAAGTGAAAATTTTGAAAGACCTTGATACTTCTGTAGAAGGTCGCGATATTTTAATCGTTGAAGATATTATTGATAGCGGTCTTACGCTAAGTTACTTAGTAGACCTATTTAAATATCGTAAAGCGAAGTCTGTAAAAATCGTTACGTTATTAGATAAACCAACAGGCCGCAAGGTAGATTTGAAAGCGGATTATGTTGGATTTACTGTACCGCATGAATTTGTTGTAGGATATGGATTAGATTATAAAGAGCAGTACCGTAATCTTCCTTATGTAGGAGTATTAAAACCAAGCGTTTACTCAAATTAATTAAATACAGGCGTCACAATTGTATAGGAAAGTTTTTCTATGTTACGATTTACTATAGTGTTTATGCCGTGAGAGGAGGTTAGGAATGAATCGTATCTTCCGTAATACCATCTTTTATTTACTGATATTCCTAGTAGTAATTGGAATCGTGAGCTATTTTAATGGTTCGACACAAAAAACGACATCAGTTAGCTACGATAAATTCATTACTAAACTAGAAAAAGGTGAAGTGCGTAATGTGCAACTTCAACCGAAAAATGGTGTGTTTGAAGTAAAAGGACAATTTAATAACTCTAGCCAGGGAGAACAATTTGTTACTTATGCACCAAATACTGAGGAATTACAAAAGAAAATTAATGATAAAGCGCAAGGTGCTGAAGTTAAGTATCAACCAGCAGAAGAAACAAGTGCTTGGGTAACCTTCTTTACTTCTATCATCCCGTTTGTCATTATCTTCATTTTATTCTTCTTCTTATTAAACCAAGCTCAAGGCGGCGGTAGCCGTGTTATGAACTTTGGGAAAAGTAAGGCGAAGTTATATAATGACGAAAAGAAAAAAGTTCGTTTCAGAGATGTTGCTGGAGCGGATGAAGAGAAACAAGAGCTTGTTGAGGTAGTTGAATTCTTGAAAGATCCTCGCAAGTTTGCTGAAGTTGGTGCCCGTATTCCGAAGGGTGTTCTATTAGTGGGACCTCCAGGTACAGGTAAAACTTTACTAGCACGTGCCGTTGCAGGTGAGGCAGGCGTTCCGTTCTTCTCTATCAGTGGTTCTGATTTCGTAGAGATGTTCGTCGGTGTCGGTGCATCACGTGTACGTGATTTATTTGAAAACGCAAAGAAAAATGCTCCTTGTATCATTTTCATTGATGAAATTGATGCGGTAGGGCGTCAACGTGGCGCAGGTCTTGGTGGTGGCCATGATGAGCGTGAGCAAACGTTAAACCAATTACTTGTTGAAATGGATGGATTCGGTGCAAACGAAGGTATTATTATCATCGCTGCGACAAACCGTCCTGATATTCTTGACCCAGCATTATTACGTCCAGGTCGTTTTGACCGTCAAATTACAGTAGATCGTCCAGATGTAAATGGCCGTGAAGCTGTACTGAAAGTACATGCTCGTAATAAACCGCTTGATGAGAATATTAACTTAAGAGCAATTGCAACTCGTACACCGGGATTCTCTGGTGCCGATCTTGAAAACTTATTAAACGAAGCTGCTTTAGTAGCTGCGCGTCAAGATAAGAAGAAAATTGATATGAGTGACATTGATGAGGCGACGGATCGTGTTATTGCAGGTCCAGCTAAGAAAAGTCGTGTTATCTCTGAAAAAGAACGTAATATCGTTGCTTTCCATGAAGCGGGCCACACTGTAATTGGTGTTGTTCTTGATGAAGCTGATGTCGTTCATAAAGTAACAATCGTCCCTCGTGGTCAAGCTGGTGGATATGCAGTAATGCTTCCGAAAGAAGATCGTTACTTCATGACAAAACCAGAGTTACTTGATAAAATCACTGGTTTACTTGGTGGTCGAGTAGCTGAAGAAATTGTATTTGGTGAAGTGAGTACAGGTGCTCATAATGACTTCCAACGTGCGACTGGTATTGCAAGACGTATGGTTACGGAATTTGGTATGAGTGATAAGCTTGGACCAATGCAATTTGGTAGCTCACAAGGTGGTCAAGTGTTCTTAGGAAGAGACTTCCATTCAGAACAAAACTATAGTGATGCGATTGCACACGAAATCGATATGGAAATGCAAACGATTATGAAAGAATGTTATGCTCGTGCAAAACAAATTCTTACTGACAATCGTGATAAACTAGATCTTATTGCGAAAACGTTACTTGAAGTAGAAACGTTAGATGCAGAGCAAATCAATCATTTATGTGATTATGGCAGATTGCCAGAACGTCCAACATCTTCAGCTGATGTGAAAGTAAACATCAACATGAAGAAGGACGATGAAGAATCAGAAGATAAGTAAGAGATGAAGGAGTGACGATAGTCACTCCTTTTTTATTTGTAGAAGGGAACTAAGTAGAAAAAGAATTTAAATAAATCTGGTATTAAAAATTGAAATGGAGAGTAATCTTTTTGTAAAATGATGAGGATAGAAAAGCTGATTATATAAGTATGTGTGATATGATGTTTTTATAAGTTTTATACATACTACACAAATATAGATTAAATAAGATAAGTGGTGAGAATATGATTTTTGTATTGGATGTAGGGAACACAAATGCTGTACTGGGCGTGTTTGAAGAGGGGGAACTTCGTCAACATTGGCGCATGGAAACAGATCGTCATAAGACAGAAGATGAATATGGAATGCTTGTGAAGCAGTTGCTTGAGCATGAGGGTCTTTCGTTTGAAGATGTGAAAGGTATTATCGTATCTTCAGTCGTGCCACCAATTATGTTTGCTTTAGAGCGCATGTGTGAAAAGTATTTTAAAATTAAGCCGCTTGTAGTAGGTCCTGGAATAAAAACGGGGCTAAATATTAAATATGAAAATCCACGTGAAGTAGGTGCGGATCGAATCGTAAATGCAGTAGCAGGGATCCACTTATATGGAAGTCCGCTTATTATTGTCGATTTTGGTACGGCTACTACATATTGTTATATTAACGAAGAAAAGCATTATATGGGTGGAGTTATTACACCGGGAATTATGATTTCAGCAGAGGCTTTATATAGTAGAGCCGCAAAACTTCCTCGTATTGAAATTACAAAACCAAGCAGTGTAGTTGGGAAGAATACGGTAAGTGCGATGCAATCTGGTATTCTTTATGGTTATGTTGGACAAGTGGAAGGTATTGTTAAGCGCATGAAAGAGGAAGCTAAACAAGAACCGAAAGTTATTGCAACAGGTGGATTGGCGAAATTAATTTCAGAAGAATCGAATGTGATTGATGTTGTAGATCCATTTTTAACATTAAAAGGTTTGTATATGTTATACGAGCGGAATGCAAATTTACAGCATGAGAAAGGTGAATAAATAAGTATGAAAGATTATTTAGTAAAAGCGTTAGCGTTTGATGGAGAAGTGCGTGCGTATAGTGTACGTACTACAAACACGGTAAGTGAGGCGCAAAGACGTCATGATACATGGAGAACAGCTTCAGCGGCGCTTGGTCGTTCTTTAACTGCAGGTACAATGATGGGGGCAATGTTAAAAGGTGACCAAAAGCTAACAATTAAGGTAGAAGGAAATGGTCCGATTGGTCCTATCTTAGTAGATGCTCATGCAAATGGAGATGTACGTGGTTATGTAACGAATCCACATGTTGACTTTGAAGGAACAGAACAAGGGAAATTACGTGTATATCAAGCGGTAGGTACTGAAGGATTTGTAACGGTAATTAAAGATATTGGTATGCGTGAGCCGTTTATTGGTCAATCTCCAATTGTTTCAGGAGAATTAGGAGAAGACTTCACGTATTATTTTGCAGTTTCTGAGCAGACGCCGTCTTCTGTTGGTGTTGGTGTCCTTGTAAATGGAGACGATAGCATATTAGCAGCAGGTGGATTTATCCTTCAAATTATGCCGGGTGCACAGGAAGAGACAATTTCATTCATTGAAGAGCGTTTGCAGAAGATTCCTCCTGTATCAACATTGATCGAACAAGGGCTTTCTCCAGAAGAGTTACTGTATGCAGTCCTTGGAGAAGACAAGGTAAAAGTATTAGAAACGATGGATGTTCAATTTAATTGCACATGCTCACGCGAACGTATCGAGAGTGTGTTAATTAGTTTAGGTAAAACGGAGTTAGAGCAAGTTCGAGAAGAAGAAGAAGAAACAGAAGTTCATTGTCATTTCTGTAATGAGCGATACAAGTTCTCTAAAGAAGATATTACAAATTTAATTGAGAATTTGTAATAAGGGAATTTACCCTCTAAATACATTGACAAACAGGGAATTTTCTGACAAAATCTAAATATAGACAAAACCAATAAAAATACTCGGTGTTAGGAGTGACAGGAATGCGAGTGGCACAATCAGTTTCAGAATTAATCGGGAAAACGCCGATCGTTAAGTTGAACCGCATCGTAGAATCAGACAGCGCAGATATATACTTAAAATTAGAATTTATGAATCCGGGGAGCAGCGTTAAAGATCGTATCGCATTAGCTATGATTGAAGATGCTGAGAAAAAAGGATTATTAAAAGAAGGCGATACAATCATTGAGCCGACAAGTGGTAACACAGGAATTGGCTTAGCGATGGTAGCAGCTGCTAAAGGA
This genomic window from Bacillus anthracis str. Vollum contains:
- the tilS gene encoding tRNA lysidine(34) synthetase TilS, translated to MKDTFVEKVDDFVRQHDVLKERSTIVVGVSGGPDSLALLYYLLEKRAAKQFEIVVAHVDHMFRGDESHEDLQFVQDLCKGLGVICETIRINVSQYQKQYGMNAQVAARECRYAFLERIMKKYDARYVALGHHGDDQVETILMRLVRGSTPKGYAGIAVKRPFHNGYLIRPLLGVTKEEIVNYCNELKIIPRIDPSNKKEVYTRNRLRKYVLPHLKEENPQVHEKFQKFSMQMQEDEAYLQELAFEKMNKVITKKSDKQISLSIPTFESMSMPLQRRGIQLILNYLYEYKIPSSLSSIHIDKVIEFFKRTQPSGSLDFPGDLKIVRAYEECSFGFKQEIVSPFLQDLSVPGTITLSNGDKLVTEVSEDIPSDMNETVFVAKYNDISYPIRIRSRENGDRMSIQGMNGTKKIKAIFIEAKVPREKREEWPVVCDASGNIIWLPLLKRSAFAISKETAKKDKYMIIHYKSKESSGRIMK
- the hpt gene encoding hypoxanthine phosphoribosyltransferase — encoded protein: MMNQDIEKVLISEEQIQEKVLELGAIIAEDYKNTVPLAIGVLKGAMPFMADLLKRTDTYLEMDFMAVSSYGHSTVSTGEVKILKDLDTSVEGRDILIVEDIIDSGLTLSYLVDLFKYRKAKSVKIVTLLDKPTGRKVDLKADYVGFTVPHEFVVGYGLDYKEQYRNLPYVGVLKPSVYSN
- the ftsH gene encoding ATP-dependent zinc metalloprotease FtsH; the encoded protein is MNRIFRNTIFYLLIFLVVIGIVSYFNGSTQKTTSVSYDKFITKLEKGEVRNVQLQPKNGVFEVKGQFNNSSQGEQFVTYAPNTEELQKKINDKAQGAEVKYQPAEETSAWVTFFTSIIPFVIIFILFFFLLNQAQGGGSRVMNFGKSKAKLYNDEKKKVRFRDVAGADEEKQELVEVVEFLKDPRKFAEVGARIPKGVLLVGPPGTGKTLLARAVAGEAGVPFFSISGSDFVEMFVGVGASRVRDLFENAKKNAPCIIFIDEIDAVGRQRGAGLGGGHDEREQTLNQLLVEMDGFGANEGIIIIAATNRPDILDPALLRPGRFDRQITVDRPDVNGREAVLKVHARNKPLDENINLRAIATRTPGFSGADLENLLNEAALVAARQDKKKIDMSDIDEATDRVIAGPAKKSRVISEKERNIVAFHEAGHTVIGVVLDEADVVHKVTIVPRGQAGGYAVMLPKEDRYFMTKPELLDKITGLLGGRVAEEIVFGEVSTGAHNDFQRATGIARRMVTEFGMSDKLGPMQFGSSQGGQVFLGRDFHSEQNYSDAIAHEIDMEMQTIMKECYARAKQILTDNRDKLDLIAKTLLEVETLDAEQINHLCDYGRLPERPTSSADVKVNINMKKDDEESEDK
- a CDS encoding type III pantothenate kinase; this encodes MIFVLDVGNTNAVLGVFEEGELRQHWRMETDRHKTEDEYGMLVKQLLEHEGLSFEDVKGIIVSSVVPPIMFALERMCEKYFKIKPLVVGPGIKTGLNIKYENPREVGADRIVNAVAGIHLYGSPLIIVDFGTATTYCYINEEKHYMGGVITPGIMISAEALYSRAAKLPRIEITKPSSVVGKNTVSAMQSGILYGYVGQVEGIVKRMKEEAKQEPKVIATGGLAKLISEESNVIDVVDPFLTLKGLYMLYERNANLQHEKGE
- the hslO gene encoding redox-regulated molecular chaperone HslO produces the protein MKDYLVKALAFDGEVRAYSVRTTNTVSEAQRRHDTWRTASAALGRSLTAGTMMGAMLKGDQKLTIKVEGNGPIGPILVDAHANGDVRGYVTNPHVDFEGTEQGKLRVYQAVGTEGFVTVIKDIGMREPFIGQSPIVSGELGEDFTYYFAVSEQTPSSVGVGVLVNGDDSILAAGGFILQIMPGAQEETISFIEERLQKIPPVSTLIEQGLSPEELLYAVLGEDKVKVLETMDVQFNCTCSRERIESVLISLGKTELEQVREEEEETEVHCHFCNERYKFSKEDITNLIENL